The DNA region GTACCCTTTAACATACAAGTAATAGACTCTATTATCAAATCACTGTACCCGACCGTAAAACACTAACTACTATTAAAGTAATTGCATTGCAACTACTTTAATGCTAACAACTTAGAATGAGTGTCTCGCTAGGACCGCTAAAATTGATTAGTTCGGAGCATAACGAGAGTACAGGCATGAACGGTTTTAATCCCTTCTGCTCTAGCTTTGTATTCAAGATTGGAATTCTCTGTGCCGGGATTTAATATTATCCTTCTCGGTTTTTTCGAGATAATATCATCTAAAATGGTGTTAGATATAGCAGGACCTACATAGAGCGTAATTGTATCTATTTGATCAGCAATATCGTTTATAGAAGAATATACAGGAACACCCTCAATATCTTTTACTCTCTGATGGACAGGATAGACATCATGTCCTTTTTCTTGCAGGAGGGTCACTGCCT from Candidatus Ancaeobacter aquaticus includes:
- a CDS encoding CoA-binding protein — protein: MKVAVIGASNKPERYSYQAVTLLQEKGHDVYPVHQRVKDIEGVPVYSSINDIADQIDTITLYVGPAISNTILDDIISKKPRRIILNPGTENSNLEYKARAEGIKTVHACTLVMLRTNQF